A part of Caretta caretta isolate rCarCar2 chromosome 1, rCarCar1.hap1, whole genome shotgun sequence genomic DNA contains:
- the TMEM213 gene encoding transmembrane protein 213, with amino-acid sequence MKLFTIVPCTTITLVFLSIILRSSYLAEAEISSSVSLTDHGGNGSQWPCPDVQFCPDVANCCQLGVDEYGWIAAAVGWSLWFLTLILLCVDKIMKLSPDEPKYLQA; translated from the exons ATGAAGCTCTTTACCATCGTGCCCTGTACTACCATCACCCTCGTCTTCCTCTCCATCATTCTTCGGAGTTCTTACTTAGCAG AGGCCGAAATAAGCTCCAGTGTCTCCTTGACAGACCACGGGGGCAATGGGAGCCAGTGGCCATGCCCTG ATGTGCAATTCTGCCCGGATGTAGCCAACTGCTGCCAGCTCGGGGTAGACGAGTACGGCTGGATTGCAGCTGCTGTTGGCTGGAGCCTCTGGTTTCTGACTCTCATCCTGCTCTGCGTGGATAAGATCATGAAACTCAGCCCCGATGAACCCAAGTATTTGCAAGCATGA